ACGCCTTTCTTACCATCTGTACGTTTAGCACACACGGTTGACGCCATTTCTGTCATCCCATAACCGCTCCAGCATACAATTCCGCGCTGCTCGGCTAGATCCGTTAAACGGGTTGGGATCATGGCTCCACCCAACAAGACTTCTTTTAACGAAATATTTAATGGCATCTCGTCATTCAGTAACCGCCATAGCTGAGTCGGCACTAATGATACATGGGTGACACCTTGTAATGCTTCTTGCAATGGTGTTGAACGAATGGCGAGTTTTGCACCGCTCAGTAACCAACGCCATACAATCCCTTGCCCTGAAACGTGAAATAATGGCAATGAAAGTAGCCAGCAATCATCTTGCTGATAATTCATGGCATCTAGCACGCCAGCCGCACTGTTCAAATGAGCAGAAACACTGTGTACTGCGGCTTTAGGTAACCCCGTAGAACCTGAGGTTAAAATTAACGTTGCAGGTTGCTCAGCGGCTTTTTGAAAGCTTACTGAGGGGAAGCTATCATTCTCAATAAAATGATAATAAAGCTGGTGGTCCAAATGGCGATAATCCGCTAACGCGTTCTGCTCATCAGTAAAATCAATCACTGCGCTAATATCAAGATGCGGTAGTAATTCATTCAGTAAGCGTTCTGGAAGACGAGGATTGAGAGGCAAAACTTTCGCCCCACAAGCTAGCAATGCTAATTGACTAAATAGCAGCTCGACGGAATTTTTACCGCGCAAAGCGACACATTGCCCTTCTTTCACCCCTTGCATCGTGAAGTAAGTGACTAAATCAGCAATTTGCTGATTTAACGCCGCCCACGTTACCGCGTCAGTATCCGTAAAAAGTGCAATGTTGTTCGGTTGAAGACTGGCCCAATGCTGCCAAGGCCAGTCGGTAAAGCGGCTAGACGATGATGCTAACTCTGCCATACAACTGTCAGCTCATCTAACTGTTGAACAGGAATTTGGCATTGTGGCCAAGGTCTCACTAACTGAGATTGGATCAGTGAAACCGTATCTAAACCTGGAATAGTGTTCGGTGTTAACCAATGTGCGACCCGCGCCAATTGGGTTAAACCAAAGCTACTTTCGATGGATGAGCTGATCACTACCTGCATCCCTAACTGATGAGCTTGTTCCACCAAACTACGGCAATAGCTCAAACTGCCCGTTAAGGTCGGTTTAATGATAATCGCCGTCACACCCGGTTGCGCTTCAACTTTGAAGCCTTCTTCACGCACACTTTCATCCCATGCGATAGCGATGCCAGTCTCCGCAGAAAATTGCAAAGATTCCTCACGGGTTTTGCATGGCTCTTCAAGGAACGCAATTCGTGCACGGTAATCTGGGTTCACATATTTAGCAAAACCATCGGCTTTTGCTCGAGTCCAGCTACGATTAGCATCTAAACGCAGTTTTAGCTCAGGTACCGCTTCCAATAATAAGTTTGCCACCATGCCATCACGCACAGCTTCATAAAGCCCCACTTTCACTTTGGCGACTTTTTCCCCGTCCATGGCATCAAGGCTTAGGATCAAGTCATCGGGGTCACCGCTACATAATGGTGCTTTACGATAATCCGCTTGTTGTGGAAGCTCACCGGTCAGCTCTGCTAATGCACAGCTACAGCCAAAGGCAACTGAAGGTAAATGGCTTGGCGTCATTGTGCCTTCATTCACCCATTCATTTAGCCATGTGATGGTGTCCGCGGTTGCTTCTTCCAAGGTTTCACGGCTAAATTCCGGCAGAGGTGAAATT
The Providencia alcalifaciens DNA segment above includes these coding regions:
- the menE gene encoding o-succinylbenzoate--CoA ligase, encoding MAELASSSSRFTDWPWQHWASLQPNNIALFTDTDAVTWAALNQQIADLVTYFTMQGVKEGQCVALRGKNSVELLFSQLALLACGAKVLPLNPRLPERLLNELLPHLDISAVIDFTDEQNALADYRHLDHQLYYHFIENDSFPSVSFQKAAEQPATLILTSGSTGLPKAAVHSVSAHLNSAAGVLDAMNYQQDDCWLLSLPLFHVSGQGIVWRWLLSGAKLAIRSTPLQEALQGVTHVSLVPTQLWRLLNDEMPLNISLKEVLLGGAMIPTRLTDLAEQRGIVCWSGYGMTEMASTVCAKRTDGKKGVGLPLTGKQVRLVDNEIQIQSDSQSLGYWFDGQLHPLNLVNGWFKTNDKGAFIDGEYQILGRLDNLFISGGECVQPEDIEAVINAHPDVHQSFIVPVDDVQFGQRPVAVIEANESIDLNMLADWLKDKLAPYQFPMAFYRLDPKLKAGGIKVSRQQVKQWVQVQIDSKK
- the menC gene encoding o-succinylbenzoate synthase produces the protein MRKAKLYSFSLPMEAGVILRYQRLKTRDGLLVCLQDGDSEGWGEISPLPEFSRETLEEATADTITWLNEWVNEGTMTPSHLPSVAFGCSCALAELTGELPQQADYRKAPLCSGDPDDLILSLDAMDGEKVAKVKVGLYEAVRDGMVANLLLEAVPELKLRLDANRSWTRAKADGFAKYVNPDYRARIAFLEEPCKTREESLQFSAETGIAIAWDESVREEGFKVEAQPGVTAIIIKPTLTGSLSYCRSLVEQAHQLGMQVVISSSIESSFGLTQLARVAHWLTPNTIPGLDTVSLIQSQLVRPWPQCQIPVQQLDELTVVWQS